The Pseudomonas kermanshahensis genome includes a window with the following:
- the ngg gene encoding N-acetylglutaminylglutamine synthetase, whose translation MKAHEIAYGQRLLRGQAPSYERLQARLAGDGSEPHDQPRAVHCGWGRLLIGHTYPDPVSLAEQLLDERHGERDIALYVAAPQQVLAQAPQQLFLDPSDTLRLWFTDYRPAQRVFRGFRVRRAQNLGDWQAINTLYQARGMLPVDPDRLTPRHLGGPVYWLAEDEDSGAVIGSVMGLNHAKAFDDPEHGSSLWCLAVDPHCTRPGVGEVLVRHLIEHFMSRGLAYLDLSVLHDNRQAKRLYEKLGFRNLPTFAVKRKNGINERLFLGPGPEAGLNPYARIIVDEALRRGIEVQVEDAAGGLFTLSLGGRRIRCRESLSDLTSAVTMTLCQDKCLTQRALSNAGLRVPAQQLAGNADDNLAFLDEHGAVVVKPVDGEQGQGVAVNLSTLEELTQAVAHAKQFDSRVLLESFHAGLDLRIVVIGFEVVAAAIRHPAQVVGDGKHDIRALIEAQSRRRQAATGGESRIPLDDETERTLRAAGLGYDDVLPAGQRLAVRRTANLHTGGTLEDVTERLHPVLADAAVRAARALEIPVVGLDFMVRDAEQAEYVIIEANERAGLANHEPQPTAERFIDLLFPHSRGLA comes from the coding sequence ATGAAAGCCCACGAAATCGCCTACGGCCAGCGCCTGCTGCGCGGCCAGGCACCGTCCTACGAGCGTTTGCAGGCGCGCCTGGCCGGCGATGGCAGCGAGCCCCACGACCAGCCACGTGCCGTGCACTGTGGTTGGGGCCGGCTGCTGATCGGCCATACCTACCCAGACCCCGTTTCACTCGCCGAGCAACTGCTGGACGAGCGCCACGGCGAGCGCGACATTGCCCTGTACGTGGCCGCGCCGCAGCAGGTACTGGCGCAGGCGCCGCAGCAGTTGTTTCTCGACCCCTCCGACACCCTGCGCCTGTGGTTTACCGACTACCGCCCGGCGCAGCGGGTGTTTCGCGGTTTTCGCGTGCGGCGGGCGCAAAACCTGGGGGACTGGCAGGCGATCAATACCCTTTACCAAGCGCGCGGCATGTTGCCGGTCGACCCTGACCGGCTCACGCCACGTCACCTCGGCGGCCCGGTTTACTGGCTGGCCGAGGATGAAGACAGCGGCGCGGTGATCGGTAGCGTCATGGGCCTTAACCATGCCAAGGCGTTCGATGACCCCGAGCACGGCAGCAGCCTGTGGTGCCTGGCCGTGGACCCGCACTGCACCCGCCCTGGCGTGGGTGAAGTGCTGGTGCGCCACCTGATCGAGCACTTCATGAGCCGCGGCCTGGCCTACCTGGACCTGTCGGTGCTGCATGACAACCGCCAGGCCAAGCGCCTGTACGAGAAACTCGGGTTTCGTAACCTGCCGACCTTCGCCGTCAAGCGCAAGAACGGCATCAACGAACGCCTGTTCCTCGGCCCTGGCCCTGAAGCAGGGCTTAACCCTTATGCACGGATAATTGTTGACGAGGCGCTGCGCCGTGGTATCGAAGTGCAGGTCGAAGACGCCGCAGGCGGGCTGTTCACCTTGAGCCTGGGCGGGCGTCGCATTCGCTGCCGTGAGTCGCTAAGCGACCTGACCAGCGCTGTGACCATGACCCTGTGCCAAGACAAGTGCCTGACCCAGCGAGCACTGAGCAACGCCGGGCTGCGTGTACCAGCGCAGCAACTGGCGGGCAACGCCGACGACAACCTGGCGTTTCTCGACGAGCATGGCGCAGTGGTGGTCAAGCCGGTGGATGGCGAACAAGGCCAAGGGGTGGCGGTGAACCTCTCCACCCTTGAAGAGCTCACCCAAGCAGTGGCCCACGCCAAGCAGTTCGACAGCCGTGTACTGCTGGAGAGCTTCCATGCCGGCCTTGACCTGCGCATCGTGGTGATCGGCTTTGAAGTGGTGGCAGCTGCCATACGCCACCCGGCCCAGGTAGTGGGTGATGGCAAGCACGACATCCGCGCGCTGATCGAAGCCCAGAGCCGCAGGCGCCAGGCCGCGACCGGCGGTGAAAGCCGCATCCCGCTTGACGATGAAACCGAGCGCACCCTGCGTGCGGCGGGGCTGGGCTATGACGACGTGCTTCCTGCCGGCCAACGCCTGGCGGTGCGGCGTACTGCCAACCTGCACACCGGTGGCACCCTTGAGGACGTGACCGAGCGCCTGCACCCCGTGCTGGCCGATGCGGCGGTGCGCGCGGCACGGGCGCTGGAAATTCCGGTGGTGGGGTTGGACTTCATGGTGCGTGATGCCGAACAGGCGGAGTACGTGATCATCGAGGCCAACGAACGCGCCGGCCTGGCCAATCATGAACCGCAGCCGACGGCTGAGCGGTTCATCGACTTGTTGTTCCCGCATAGCCGGGGATTAGCGTGA
- a CDS encoding N-acetylglutaminylglutamine amidotransferase, giving the protein MCGLAGELRFTPLDQAPRPADLAAVERITHHLAPRGPDAWGFHSQGPIALGHRRLKIMDLSDGSAQPMVDNTLGLSLAFNGAIYNFPELRQELQDLGYTFWSDGDTEVLLKGYHAWGAALLPKLNGMFALAIWERDNQRLFLARDRLGVKPLYLSRNGERLRFASTLPALLKGGDIDPMIDPVALNHYLNFHAVVPAPRTLLANVQKLEPGTWMRVDRHGEIERQTWWQLQYGAHPDERELDLEGWTTRVLDATRDAVAIRQRAAVDVGVLLSGGVDSSLLVGLLREAGVDDLSTFSIGFEDAGGERGNEFEYSDLIARHYGTRHHQLRIAEHEIIDQLPAAFRAMSEPMVSHDCIAFYLLSREVAKHCKGVQSGQGADELFAGYHWYPQVDGAEDAFGAYRDAFFDRTHAEYRDTVQAPWLLESDAAGDFVREHFARPGASDPVDKALRLDSTVMLVDDPVKRVDNMTMAWGLEARTPFLDYRLVELSARIPARFKLPDGGKQVLKQAARRVIPHEVIDRKKGYFPVPGLKHLEGATLGWVRELLTDPSQDRGLFNPAMLDRLLSNPHGQLTPLRGSKLWQLAALNLWLSEQGI; this is encoded by the coding sequence ATGTGCGGATTAGCAGGAGAGTTACGTTTCACCCCCCTCGACCAAGCCCCTCGCCCGGCCGACCTGGCCGCGGTGGAGCGCATCACCCACCATCTGGCGCCTCGCGGCCCGGACGCTTGGGGCTTCCATAGCCAGGGCCCGATCGCCCTCGGCCACCGCCGGCTGAAAATCATGGACTTGTCCGACGGTTCGGCTCAGCCGATGGTCGACAACACCCTCGGCCTGTCGCTGGCCTTCAACGGCGCCATCTACAACTTCCCCGAACTGCGCCAGGAGCTGCAAGACCTGGGCTACACGTTCTGGTCGGATGGCGACACCGAAGTGCTGCTCAAGGGCTACCACGCCTGGGGCGCGGCCTTGCTGCCCAAGCTCAATGGCATGTTCGCCCTGGCCATCTGGGAGCGCGACAACCAGCGCCTGTTCCTGGCCCGCGACCGCCTTGGCGTCAAACCGCTGTACCTGTCGCGCAACGGCGAGCGCCTGCGCTTTGCCTCGACCCTGCCTGCCCTGCTCAAGGGCGGCGACATCGACCCGATGATCGACCCGGTAGCGCTCAACCACTACCTGAACTTCCACGCCGTGGTACCCGCGCCGCGCACGCTGCTGGCCAACGTGCAAAAGCTTGAACCCGGCACTTGGATGCGCGTCGACCGCCACGGCGAAATCGAACGCCAGACCTGGTGGCAGCTGCAGTACGGCGCCCACCCCGACGAGCGTGAACTGGACCTCGAAGGCTGGACCACCCGCGTGCTCGACGCCACCCGTGATGCCGTGGCGATCCGCCAGCGTGCTGCGGTGGACGTTGGCGTGCTGTTGTCTGGCGGGGTCGACTCCAGCTTGCTGGTCGGCCTGCTGCGTGAAGCTGGTGTGGACGACCTGTCGACCTTCTCCATCGGCTTCGAAGATGCCGGCGGCGAACGCGGCAACGAGTTCGAGTACTCCGACCTGATCGCCCGCCACTACGGCACCCGCCACCACCAGTTGCGCATCGCCGAACATGAAATCATCGACCAGCTGCCGGCCGCCTTCCGCGCCATGAGCGAACCGATGGTCAGCCATGACTGCATTGCCTTCTACCTGCTGTCGCGGGAAGTGGCCAAGCACTGCAAAGGCGTGCAAAGCGGCCAAGGTGCCGACGAACTGTTCGCTGGCTACCACTGGTACCCACAGGTGGATGGCGCCGAGGATGCCTTTGGCGCCTACCGCGACGCATTCTTCGACCGCACCCACGCCGAGTACCGTGACACCGTGCAAGCCCCTTGGCTGCTGGAAAGCGATGCCGCCGGCGACTTTGTCCGCGAACACTTCGCCCGCCCTGGCGCCAGCGACCCGGTCGACAAGGCCCTGCGCCTGGACAGCACGGTGATGCTGGTCGACGACCCGGTCAAGCGGGTCGACAACATGACCATGGCCTGGGGCCTGGAAGCGCGTACGCCGTTTCTCGATTACCGCCTGGTGGAACTGTCGGCACGCATCCCAGCACGCTTCAAGCTGCCCGATGGCGGCAAACAGGTGCTCAAGCAGGCCGCCCGACGGGTCATCCCGCATGAGGTGATCGACCGCAAGAAGGGCTACTTCCCGGTTCCAGGCCTGAAGCACCTGGAAGGCGCGACGCTGGGCTGGGTGCGCGAACTGCTTACCGACCCCAGTCAAGACCGAGGGCTTTTCAACCCGGCCATGCTCGACCGCTTGCTGAGCAACCCGCACGGCCAGTTGACGCCGCTGCGAGGTTCCAAGCTGTGGCAGCTGGCGGCGCTCAACCTGTGGCTGAGCGAACAAGGAATCTGA
- a CDS encoding tyrosine-type recombinase/integrase, which yields MDRKPVDLPAGVELVGRSIRIRFTWNKKRCCETLPLPQTAKGIAAAASLRAQVKGLDKLGALTAEKYAELFPNTRSVVVQEQTAPIFFDYAQDWLNSLQIVEGTRKNYRSALQVYWVPYLAEKPIDTITSVLLRKIMNDIKWTSPVRRKGVVGLLVSIFQQAVTDELIVRNPALSIPGAKVPKREVDPFTKEEADSIIAHLYETTSGLTAIYAAYFEFCFYTGMRPGEVMALRWSEIDRRVKTANVCRIQIRGVIQDRTKTKRSRKVLLNDRALHALEKARPLTEARSDYVFAPSGTGDRSEMFIRSETSQKRYWLAALRKLGIRRRRMYDTRHTYATMCLMAGMNPAFIAAQLGHSVQVLLSTYAKWINSPNDWAELDKLKSLESGTKMVRARSQ from the coding sequence ATGGATCGAAAGCCTGTGGACCTGCCGGCCGGAGTCGAGCTTGTCGGGCGCTCAATCCGAATTCGCTTCACCTGGAACAAGAAGCGGTGCTGCGAGACGCTCCCCCTCCCTCAGACCGCGAAAGGGATCGCAGCAGCAGCGAGTCTACGTGCTCAAGTAAAGGGCCTGGATAAGCTCGGCGCTCTGACAGCAGAGAAGTATGCCGAGCTGTTTCCCAATACCCGCAGCGTGGTGGTGCAGGAGCAGACAGCGCCGATCTTCTTCGATTACGCGCAGGATTGGCTCAACAGCTTGCAGATCGTGGAGGGTACTCGGAAGAACTACCGCTCTGCCCTGCAGGTGTATTGGGTTCCGTACCTGGCCGAGAAACCGATCGATACCATCACGTCAGTGCTCCTGCGCAAGATCATGAACGACATCAAGTGGACTTCCCCGGTACGCCGCAAGGGCGTGGTCGGCCTGCTGGTGTCGATCTTCCAGCAGGCGGTCACCGACGAACTGATCGTCCGAAACCCGGCCCTGTCTATCCCAGGCGCCAAAGTGCCGAAACGTGAGGTCGACCCTTTCACCAAAGAGGAAGCGGATTCGATCATTGCCCATCTGTACGAAACGACGAGCGGTTTGACGGCAATTTACGCGGCCTATTTCGAGTTCTGTTTTTACACCGGCATGCGGCCAGGCGAGGTGATGGCTCTGCGCTGGAGCGAGATCGACAGGCGCGTAAAGACTGCCAACGTTTGCCGCATTCAGATCCGTGGAGTGATCCAGGATCGCACCAAAACGAAGCGTTCCCGAAAAGTTTTATTGAACGATCGCGCCCTGCATGCGCTCGAAAAAGCCAGACCGCTCACCGAGGCCCGTTCAGATTACGTGTTCGCGCCCAGTGGGACAGGTGACCGCTCGGAGATGTTCATTCGCTCTGAGACGAGTCAAAAACGCTACTGGCTGGCAGCCCTGCGGAAGCTTGGCATCAGGCGCCGCAGGATGTACGACACGCGCCACACGTACGCGACCATGTGCCTGATGGCCGGCATGAACCCGGCATTCATCGCCGCGCAACTCGGGCATAGCGTGCAGGTGCTGCTTTCTACATACGCGAAGTGGATCAACTCGCCGAATGATTGGGCTGAGCTTGATAAGCTGAAATCGCTAGAAAGTGGTACAAAAATGGTACGAGCTAGAAGCCAGTAA
- a CDS encoding ead/Ea22-like family protein has protein sequence MSIDKDKLKALAEAATAGQWVTEGEYVNEHGNVLYAYVAHENSGMIAEAFANCRVKTDEECRANAAFIAGANPANVLALLAEIEALHDRAAYWRQRTKSAEGHLYTSDFQAACDALHLDSNYADTPAEQLTEVQKARISSAVNTVLRAVNARRDLRRPTDVTDQRDNHNLTRQEE, from the coding sequence ATGAGTATCGACAAAGACAAGCTGAAGGCGCTGGCCGAAGCTGCTACTGCTGGCCAGTGGGTCACAGAGGGTGAGTACGTCAATGAGCACGGCAACGTCCTTTACGCCTACGTGGCTCATGAGAACAGCGGGATGATCGCGGAGGCCTTCGCCAACTGCCGGGTCAAAACGGATGAAGAGTGCCGCGCCAATGCGGCTTTCATCGCTGGCGCCAATCCGGCCAATGTACTCGCCCTGCTGGCCGAGATTGAAGCGCTGCACGACCGGGCTGCCTACTGGCGCCAGCGGACCAAGAGCGCCGAGGGCCACCTATACACGTCTGACTTCCAGGCGGCATGCGATGCACTGCACCTGGATAGCAACTATGCCGACACCCCAGCGGAGCAGCTCACCGAGGTTCAGAAGGCGCGGATCAGCTCGGCAGTTAATACGGTGTTGCGGGCGGTGAATGCGCGGCGAGATCTGCGCCGGCCGACTGACGTGACAGATCAGCGTGACAACCACAACCTGACGCGCCAGGAGGAATAG